The following are from one region of the Synergistaceae bacterium genome:
- a CDS encoding ATP-binding cassette domain-containing protein, with product MIALSNVSFNIEQGEFVYIIGQTGSGKSTLLRLITRELLPTSGVAAVGGFDLRRMRKSDVPYYRRDVGLVAQDFKLIPSLTVYENIAFVMEAMSVPKRIVAERAHDVINQVGLWRRKNMKPSQLSGGEQQRVAIARALANSPSLFIADEPTGNLDFHTAAEVMKILFAINASGVTVVMSTHNQAIVNSSRQRVIELEAGKLKRDEKGGTY from the coding sequence ATAATAGCTCTCTCAAATGTGAGTTTTAATATTGAACAGGGCGAATTTGTTTATATAATCGGGCAGACTGGCAGCGGAAAATCTACACTTTTGAGATTAATAACTCGTGAATTACTGCCGACGAGCGGGGTTGCTGCTGTAGGAGGCTTTGATTTACGGAGAATGCGAAAATCTGACGTGCCTTATTACCGCCGTGATGTCGGATTAGTTGCGCAAGATTTTAAATTAATTCCTAGCCTGACAGTTTATGAAAATATTGCGTTCGTAATGGAAGCTATGTCAGTGCCTAAAAGAATAGTAGCAGAGAGAGCCCACGACGTAATTAATCAGGTCGGACTATGGAGGCGCAAAAATATGAAACCTTCTCAGCTTTCAGGCGGTGAACAGCAGCGAGTCGCAATTGCCCGGGCTCTTGCAAATTCCCCGTCTTTATTTATTGCCGATGAGCCTACAGGAAATTTAGATTTTCACACGGCCGCAGAAGTCATGAAAATTTTATTTGCCATTAACGCGAGCGGAGTTACTGTTGTAATGTCGACTCATAATCAGGCCATTGTAAATTCATCGCGTCAAAGAGTAATAGAACTTGAAGCAGGCAAATTAAAGCGCGACGAGAAGGGAGGCACTTATTAA
- a CDS encoding ABC transporter permease, whose protein sequence is MTAFKYILRDTRRLIVNHWVLGLLTLITAGVMLWILGITTLFSLNLEHLLSRLESELAVQAYLHKDNTLNIEEIAQKIQELEYVYSIKIYSPSDSLAKLQEKMGSQSRALDILGDNPIPYNFEIHVRRAEDIDPLVDALKAMPEVEDVVYAGMVVKRISALSRISSRVALVMFILAVIITALVVYNTIHISLYSRREEIAIMYLVGATRAYIATPFVLEGTLLALIGAVIAVGGIIGAYFPGMELIQANMPLLKSSLLTDKAIIWRFCGLLAGFGATLGWVCSYLVVSRFINSITRPE, encoded by the coding sequence ATGACAGCTTTTAAATATATTTTGCGAGATACTCGGCGATTAATCGTAAATCACTGGGTATTAGGACTTCTTACGCTCATAACGGCCGGAGTCATGCTTTGGATTCTGGGAATAACTACACTTTTTTCGTTAAATCTTGAGCATTTATTATCGCGCCTAGAAAGTGAATTAGCTGTACAGGCCTATTTACATAAAGATAATACGCTCAATATTGAAGAAATTGCGCAGAAGATTCAAGAACTCGAATATGTTTACTCAATAAAAATTTATTCGCCTTCTGACTCGCTCGCAAAGTTACAGGAAAAAATGGGCAGTCAGTCCCGTGCTCTTGATATACTCGGCGATAATCCCATCCCGTATAATTTTGAGATTCATGTTAGACGCGCTGAAGATATTGACCCTCTTGTTGACGCTTTAAAGGCCATGCCCGAAGTTGAAGACGTTGTATATGCCGGAATGGTCGTTAAAAGAATTTCTGCTTTGTCCCGGATTTCGTCAAGAGTTGCGCTTGTCATGTTTATTCTTGCTGTAATAATCACGGCCCTAGTCGTATATAACACGATTCATATTTCGCTGTATTCGAGGCGTGAAGAAATTGCAATAATGTATCTTGTCGGAGCTACTCGTGCATATATTGCGACACCTTTTGTGCTTGAAGGGACTTTATTAGCTTTGATCGGGGCAGTCATAGCAGTCGGCGGAATAATCGGAGCATATTTTCCGGGCATGGAATTAATACAAGCAAATATGCCGCTGTTGAAATCAAGTTTATTGACTGATAAAGCAATAATTTGGAGATTTTGCGGGCTTCTTGCTGGATTCGGGGCGACTCTGGGCTGGGTTTGCAGTTATTTAGTCGTCTCAAGATTCATAAATTCTATCACTCGGCCGGAATGA
- a CDS encoding peptidoglycan DD-metalloendopeptidase family protein, giving the protein MKSHKFFAVIFIALIIFSPVKAAYSAAKKTPSNIDAQIAAEEKKREELSRQIQTYKKRIREMGAQVEGLLTKVNTLQQDENIALQELTVLELQGRKIEENIAILELAINEDQEKINELSDLMKDRILDMYKYRQSDTTRMLFASRSVLEAIEMAYMLGLINRRDEEILSQLQERMQNLELSHKTMDEQKTRLIEKTQATQEQREKYNQSIKETNNFIRSIQRKKALAEKAQQEAEQAQRAAGDMIVNLRKKKASQKVDYLVGRGRGSMFDWPVRGKISSPYGYRIHPILKRRILHGGIDIAAPNGTPVKAAAAGEVLFDGWLRGYGRVIILDHGRDFSTLYAHLSASLVKEGQVVRAGSTIARVGNTGNTTGYHLHFEVRKGKFVQSPLDYLKR; this is encoded by the coding sequence ATGAAATCACATAAATTTTTCGCAGTTATATTTATCGCGTTAATAATATTTTCTCCTGTTAAAGCTGCCTATTCTGCCGCAAAAAAGACTCCTTCTAACATTGACGCACAAATCGCCGCAGAAGAGAAGAAACGCGAGGAACTTTCACGGCAAATTCAGACTTACAAGAAAAGAATCCGCGAGATGGGTGCACAGGTTGAAGGACTCCTCACAAAAGTTAATACACTTCAGCAGGATGAAAATATAGCATTGCAGGAACTCACAGTTTTAGAGCTTCAGGGCCGTAAAATAGAAGAAAATATCGCGATTCTTGAGCTTGCCATAAATGAAGATCAGGAAAAAATTAACGAGCTTTCTGACTTAATGAAAGATAGAATACTCGACATGTATAAATATCGCCAGTCAGATACAACAAGAATGCTTTTCGCGTCACGCAGTGTATTAGAGGCTATAGAGATGGCCTATATGCTGGGATTAATTAACAGGCGGGACGAGGAAATTTTGAGCCAGCTTCAAGAGAGAATGCAAAATCTTGAATTATCACACAAGACTATGGACGAGCAAAAAACGCGGTTAATCGAGAAGACTCAGGCGACTCAGGAACAGCGCGAGAAATATAATCAGAGCATAAAGGAAACAAATAATTTTATCCGGTCAATTCAGCGTAAGAAAGCACTTGCCGAGAAAGCCCAGCAGGAAGCAGAGCAGGCACAGAGAGCAGCAGGAGATATGATCGTTAATTTGCGCAAAAAAAAGGCCTCTCAAAAAGTTGATTATTTAGTTGGACGGGGTCGGGGTTCCATGTTTGACTGGCCAGTTCGCGGCAAAATTTCAAGTCCATACGGCTACAGAATTCACCCGATTTTGAAGCGCAGAATTTTACACGGCGGGATTGATATTGCTGCACCTAATGGGACTCCGGTAAAAGCTGCGGCGGCTGGTGAAGTATTATTTGACGGCTGGCTGAGGGGCTATGGACGTGTAATAATTCTTGATCATGGGCGGGATTTCTCGACTTTGTACGCTCATTTATCGGCGAGTCTGGTCAAAGAGGGTCAAGTCGTCCGTGCAGGCTCAACAATAGCAAGAGTCGGCAACACTGGAAATACTACGGGTTATCATTTACATTTTGAGGTCAGGAAGGGCAAATTTGTGCAAAGTCCTTTAGACTATTTAAAGCGGTAA
- a CDS encoding peptidoglycan DD-metalloendopeptidase family protein, with protein sequence MKKKIRQYNEIAKKKSQESKTLLSRLSRLRQSANDSQEKMQDLERENSRLQSSVSELNKRIKSLNESMSVISRTLRARIIDMYKFMPEENTLSLYINSDSPHDAINTAYILRRFAAHDLAMFEDLRAKEQELISARKQLEQNKSRIQTQTNELRKKRDEFDSTIKKTDSLLRSAQSEQKKAESAAKELEAAQRAIGNKITSLMNQKKAAAQKAASKPKSSPARNSGKNHDPVLAQREPVQPKSVPAPGAGIPSQPVNSLAWPVNGTVTMQYGSRVHPTFKTKIFNSGIDIKAAPNTPVKAAGPGEVLYQGWLRGFGQVVIIDHGNDLSTVYAHLNGASVREGAAVKTGTVIGRVGNSGTDSEYALHFEVRKKGSAQNPMKYLR encoded by the coding sequence ATGAAGAAGAAAATCAGGCAATATAACGAGATAGCAAAGAAGAAATCTCAAGAGTCTAAGACTCTTTTAAGCCGGTTATCAAGACTAAGACAGAGCGCAAATGATTCACAAGAGAAAATGCAGGATCTTGAACGCGAAAACTCACGCCTTCAGTCTTCAGTCAGTGAACTCAATAAACGCATAAAATCTCTAAATGAGTCAATGTCCGTAATATCCCGGACTCTGCGCGCAAGAATCATAGACATGTATAAATTCATGCCCGAAGAGAATACTTTGAGCCTATATATAAACTCTGACAGCCCGCATGATGCAATTAATACGGCGTATATATTAAGGCGTTTTGCTGCTCATGACTTGGCAATGTTTGAAGATTTACGCGCTAAGGAACAGGAATTAATTTCAGCAAGAAAGCAGCTCGAACAGAATAAATCACGAATCCAGACTCAGACAAATGAACTCAGGAAAAAACGCGATGAATTTGACTCGACTATCAAGAAAACTGACTCGCTTTTACGTAGTGCCCAGTCAGAACAGAAAAAGGCCGAGTCAGCAGCTAAGGAATTAGAGGCCGCTCAACGTGCAATAGGAAATAAAATCACGTCCCTAATGAATCAGAAAAAAGCAGCGGCCCAGAAAGCAGCTTCTAAACCTAAATCATCACCGGCAAGAAATTCAGGTAAGAATCACGACCCAGTTTTAGCACAAAGAGAGCCAGTACAGCCAAAAAGTGTGCCGGCACCTGGCGCGGGGATTCCTTCACAGCCTGTAAACTCTCTAGCTTGGCCGGTTAATGGGACTGTTACAATGCAATACGGCTCGCGAGTCCATCCCACTTTTAAGACGAAAATTTTTAACTCAGGAATCGACATTAAAGCAGCTCCTAATACTCCGGTGAAAGCTGCCGGGCCCGGTGAAGTACTTTATCAGGGGTGGCTGCGGGGATTCGGCCAAGTCGTTATAATCGATCACGGCAATGATTTATCGACTGTTTACGCTCATTTAAACGGTGCTTCAGTTAGAGAAGGTGCCGCCGTCAAAACAGGTACAGTAATAGGCCGCGTGGGTAATTCAGGCACTGACTCGGAATATGCTTTACACTTTGAAGTCAGGAAAAAGGGTTCTGCACAAAATCCAATGAAATATTTGCGTTAA
- a CDS encoding S41 family peptidase, with protein MKDSAKKLYIFIAVIIALFVSSQSFAAEFTEADFNRISPFNIRSLWLLRQIRSLIENYQVDAEKKEITDDELLHGAAKGMVEAWKDPYTRFVSPKQLRDEEIELEGHYGGLGMYVGERDGQILVISPMEDSLAEKVGLKPKDQIVKVDDEVVIGWTSDKVVQKLRGEPGTKVTVWVRREGEEELLSFEITREEIKLKSVRSQMLSDDIGYLKLTQFKQKSDDEARTALRDLIKQGARALILDLRNNGGGLLDVCVKIASFFLRDGLIVETRGRSDRFDEKYNAIRNLHITNMPMIVLINEGSASASEILAGALNDRGRAKLIGQKSFGKGSVQTLFPLTDGSGVYITIARYYTPSGKVIDHVGLSPDIEVKGEPDRDITKDEQLQRAITEIKKSMHILTNNNSRKK; from the coding sequence ATGAAAGACTCCGCAAAGAAATTATATATATTTATAGCAGTAATTATCGCTTTGTTTGTAAGTTCTCAAAGTTTCGCGGCAGAATTCACAGAGGCAGATTTTAACAGAATATCACCGTTTAATATTCGTTCATTATGGCTGTTGCGTCAAATTCGTTCATTGATAGAAAATTATCAAGTCGACGCGGAAAAGAAAGAAATCACCGACGATGAATTATTACACGGTGCGGCAAAGGGAATGGTCGAGGCTTGGAAAGATCCCTATACACGTTTTGTGTCGCCTAAGCAGTTAAGAGACGAGGAAATCGAACTCGAAGGACATTACGGCGGTTTAGGCATGTACGTGGGAGAAAGGGACGGCCAAATTTTAGTAATAAGTCCCATGGAAGACTCGCTCGCTGAAAAAGTAGGACTCAAGCCTAAGGATCAAATCGTAAAAGTTGATGACGAAGTTGTTATCGGTTGGACTTCTGATAAAGTCGTGCAGAAATTACGAGGCGAGCCCGGCACAAAAGTTACTGTCTGGGTGAGGCGTGAAGGTGAAGAGGAGCTATTAAGTTTTGAGATAACCCGCGAAGAAATTAAATTAAAGAGTGTACGTTCTCAAATGCTTTCGGATGATATAGGCTACTTGAAATTAACTCAATTTAAGCAGAAATCAGACGACGAGGCACGAACAGCACTAAGAGATTTAATCAAACAAGGGGCGCGCGCTTTGATTCTTGATTTGCGCAACAACGGCGGGGGACTTCTTGATGTATGTGTAAAAATTGCGAGCTTCTTTCTTAGGGACGGCCTGATAGTTGAGACTCGCGGACGTTCTGACAGATTTGACGAGAAATATAACGCGATAAGAAATTTGCATATAACAAATATGCCCATGATCGTATTAATTAACGAGGGCAGTGCGAGCGCGTCAGAAATTTTAGCGGGTGCCTTGAATGACAGAGGCCGGGCGAAATTAATCGGTCAAAAAAGTTTCGGCAAGGGCAGCGTACAAACTTTATTCCCATTGACTGACGGGAGCGGAGTTTATATAACTATTGCGAGATACTATACGCCTTCAGGAAAAGTAATAGATCACGTAGGACTCTCGCCTGATATTGAAGTTAAGGGCGAACCTGATAGAGATATTACTAAGGACGAGCAATTACAGCGCGCAATAACTGAAATTAAGAAATCCATGCATATACTTACTAATAATAACAGCAGGAAAAAATAA
- a CDS encoding adenylosuccinate synthase yields MLKNVDLLVGAQWGDEGKGKVVDILGSEVDVFVRYQGGANAGHTVVVDGQKIVFHLLPSGMLYPGKLCVLGNGLVIDPEQFLNETSELYARGQDRARLAISPHAHVVMPYHRLLDKLQEEARGKGRKIGTTGRGIGPCYVDKYARSGLRVEDLIDPDILRERLTYILDEKNQLITKLYNQKPIPFDEIYEPAKKWGEALAPYVADTRELLRRAVDEGQHILLEGAQAALLDIDHGTYPYVTSSSTSASGAFTGTGLAPNDLTRVISVVKAYTSRVGEGPFPTEDLGEEGEKLRTNGGEYGATTGRPRRCGWLDIPGLRYSMELNGANVIALTKLDVLTGMGGIKVCTSYELNGEKITKWPTDTRKIAELKPNYEILPGWNEDITWCKKFEEMPANAQAYVKYIENALNVPVALIGVGPDRNQTINRGI; encoded by the coding sequence ATCTTGAAAAATGTAGATTTATTAGTCGGAGCTCAATGGGGCGACGAAGGAAAGGGCAAAGTTGTTGATATTCTAGGCTCTGAAGTTGACGTATTCGTGCGTTATCAGGGCGGAGCAAATGCCGGACACACTGTTGTTGTTGACGGTCAAAAAATAGTATTTCATTTATTGCCGTCGGGTATGCTTTATCCCGGAAAATTATGCGTCTTAGGAAATGGACTCGTGATTGACCCTGAGCAATTTTTGAATGAGACTTCAGAACTTTACGCGCGCGGTCAAGATAGAGCGAGGCTCGCAATAAGCCCTCATGCACATGTAGTAATGCCCTATCACAGATTATTAGACAAGTTACAGGAAGAAGCACGGGGCAAGGGCCGCAAAATAGGCACAACAGGACGGGGGATCGGGCCTTGTTACGTTGATAAATACGCTCGTTCGGGCTTAAGAGTTGAGGATTTAATCGATCCTGATATTTTGCGCGAGAGACTCACATATATTCTTGACGAGAAGAATCAATTAATCACGAAATTATATAATCAAAAGCCTATTCCCTTTGACGAAATTTACGAGCCCGCTAAAAAATGGGGTGAAGCCTTAGCACCTTATGTAGCAGACACCCGCGAATTATTACGCCGTGCAGTTGATGAGGGCCAGCATATTTTACTTGAGGGAGCTCAGGCCGCATTACTTGATATTGATCACGGTACTTATCCATATGTAACGAGTTCGTCGACTTCCGCGTCAGGTGCATTTACTGGGACGGGATTAGCTCCGAATGATTTGACTCGCGTTATTTCAGTTGTGAAGGCCTATACAAGCAGAGTCGGTGAAGGTCCATTCCCTACTGAAGATTTAGGCGAGGAAGGCGAAAAATTGCGTACTAACGGCGGCGAATATGGAGCTACAACAGGACGGCCGAGGCGCTGCGGGTGGCTTGATATTCCGGGGCTGCGTTACTCTATGGAACTCAACGGCGCGAATGTCATAGCACTCACAAAATTAGACGTGTTGACAGGCATGGGCGGTATTAAAGTCTGCACATCGTATGAACTTAACGGCGAAAAAATTACGAAATGGCCGACTGACACGAGAAAAATTGCGGAGTTAAAGCCGAACTATGAAATTTTGCCCGGTTGGAACGAAGATATAACATGGTGCAAAAAATTTGAAGAAATGCCCGCAAATGCACAAGCCTATGTTAAATATATCGAGAATGCTTTAAATGTCCCGGTCGCTTTAATCGGAGTCGGCCCTGACAGGAATCAAACTATTAACAGGGGAATATAA
- a CDS encoding GNAT family N-acetyltransferase: MFVPEIDFLTLNDLPGVLRINSKLSWTWPEDVIKSDLSKDSNSETTYIGAFATTTEAPLLGYAVLGRDKRVGELMALLVDKNFQRKGIGTQLLIAVSDCAVYMNFKRLRLRVRKSNEAAINLYSRMSFISEQVRRGYYSNGEDAIVMSAKLPLMPRS; encoded by the coding sequence TTGTTTGTGCCTGAAATTGATTTCTTGACGTTGAACGACCTCCCCGGAGTCTTGCGCATAAACTCAAAACTTTCATGGACTTGGCCGGAAGACGTAATTAAATCTGACTTGAGCAAGGACTCAAACAGTGAGACAACTTATATAGGAGCTTTCGCAACAACAACGGAGGCTCCATTACTCGGCTATGCTGTATTAGGCCGCGATAAAAGAGTCGGCGAGTTAATGGCGTTACTTGTCGATAAAAATTTTCAGCGCAAGGGGATCGGCACTCAATTATTAATCGCTGTCAGTGATTGCGCGGTCTATATGAATTTCAAGCGTTTAAGGCTCAGAGTCAGGAAATCAAACGAGGCAGCAATAAATTTATATTCCCGAATGTCATTTATCAGCGAACAAGTTAGACGCGGTTATTACTCAAACGGTGAGGACGCTATAGTAATGAGCGCGAAACTTCCATTAATGCCCCGATCATGA
- a CDS encoding glycosyltransferase family 92 protein: MKKFLRERIPGLYNFLKKIQDLMYCTGEGSYFVSHCREYTNNESIRNTLRYITGSYRILKYFFHGRTKNLNRNGLAIVLIIKNEAQYILEWINFHVKQGVSHFFIYDNESTDNLFEVLQPFIANGLVTYNRIPGKVRQTDAYNHAIYNYKHKFKYFAMIDTDEFLFTPDNTQSGALYNFIDNLMTHHENAGGVAVNWLVFGSNGHESKPAGGVLENFTMCVEHDNPGNFHIKTICDPLKVFCWYHVHFPLYYREFYNLSENGEIIDGPFSKTVSFDKIRINHYVYKSKEEFIQKIARGRADVDIKRKLEDFHGHECNINTDTEILSHI; the protein is encoded by the coding sequence GTGAAAAAATTTTTACGCGAGAGAATACCGGGATTATATAATTTCCTGAAGAAAATACAAGATTTAATGTATTGTACTGGTGAAGGCAGTTATTTTGTCTCACACTGCAGAGAATACACAAATAATGAATCAATTCGTAATACTTTAAGATATATAACAGGCTCATATAGAATACTTAAATATTTCTTTCATGGCAGGACAAAAAATTTAAATCGTAATGGCCTCGCAATAGTCCTAATTATCAAGAATGAGGCGCAATATATTCTTGAATGGATAAATTTTCACGTTAAGCAAGGAGTCTCGCACTTCTTTATTTATGACAATGAAAGCACAGATAATTTATTTGAAGTATTACAGCCTTTTATAGCAAACGGCCTCGTTACATATAATAGAATCCCCGGCAAAGTCAGACAAACTGACGCATATAATCACGCTATATATAATTACAAGCACAAATTTAAATATTTCGCAATGATTGACACTGACGAGTTTTTATTTACACCTGATAATACCCAGTCAGGAGCGTTATATAATTTTATTGATAATCTCATGACCCATCACGAAAACGCGGGCGGAGTTGCTGTAAACTGGCTTGTATTCGGCTCAAACGGTCATGAATCAAAACCGGCGGGCGGTGTACTAGAAAATTTTACAATGTGCGTAGAACACGATAACCCCGGTAATTTTCACATAAAGACTATATGCGACCCCTTAAAAGTTTTTTGCTGGTATCACGTACACTTCCCGCTATATTACAGGGAATTCTATAATTTAAGCGAGAACGGAGAAATCATAGACGGCCCATTCTCGAAAACTGTATCATTTGACAAAATCAGAATTAATCACTATGTATATAAATCCAAAGAAGAATTTATACAGAAAATTGCGCGAGGCCGGGCAGATGTCGACATTAAACGCAAACTTGAGGATTTTCACGGTCATGAATGCAATATAAATACTGACACTGAAATTTTATCGCATATATAA
- a CDS encoding glycosyltransferase family 2 protein, producing MKEFLRKNCTPLFNFIKHTRLLILFAGEGCPLVFNFRNKSANNFYRQIIKFLVTPFMILKYFIHGKINDSTRNGLAIVLIIKNEAQYILEWLNFHIKQGVTHFFIYDNESTDNLQEILQPFIAKKLVTYNRIPGRLRQTDAYNHAIYNYKHKFKYFAVIDADEFLFTPDNTEPDSLYNFIDNFMTHHKNAGGLGVNWLIFGSNGHETKPAGGVLKNFTRCAVKDFGPNHFIKTICDPMKVFSVFDAHTLLYYKNFINLDENGNSIGDVVNISRTKTVNFDKIRINHYFTKSKQEFMHKRARGMADHNGIRNIQDFDSHDRNEVIDTEILSHI from the coding sequence ATGAAAGAGTTTTTGCGCAAAAATTGCACGCCGTTATTTAACTTTATCAAGCATACAAGATTATTAATTTTATTTGCTGGTGAAGGCTGCCCATTAGTCTTTAACTTCAGGAACAAGAGCGCAAATAACTTTTACAGGCAAATAATAAAATTTCTTGTTACTCCGTTTATGATTCTAAAATATTTTATTCACGGCAAAATTAATGACTCAACACGTAACGGCCTCGCTATAGTATTAATTATCAAGAATGAGGCGCAATATATTCTTGAGTGGCTAAATTTTCACATTAAACAGGGAGTAACGCACTTCTTTATATATGATAACGAGAGCACGGATAATTTACAGGAAATTTTGCAGCCCTTTATCGCAAAAAAACTCGTTACTTATAATAGAATCCCCGGACGACTCAGACAAACTGACGCATATAATCACGCAATATATAATTACAAGCACAAATTTAAGTATTTCGCAGTAATCGACGCTGACGAGTTTTTATTTACACCTGATAACACAGAGCCGGACTCATTATATAATTTTATCGATAATTTCATGACTCATCATAAGAATGCGGGCGGACTCGGAGTCAACTGGCTTATATTCGGCTCAAATGGACACGAGACTAAACCAGCGGGCGGAGTCTTAAAGAATTTCACTCGATGTGCAGTAAAAGATTTCGGCCCGAATCACTTTATCAAGACAATTTGCGACCCTATGAAAGTTTTTAGCGTGTTCGATGCACACACATTACTTTACTACAAAAATTTTATAAACTTAGACGAAAACGGAAATTCAATCGGGGATGTAGTTAATATTTCTCGTACTAAAACCGTAAATTTTGACAAGATAAGAATTAATCACTATTTCACGAAATCAAAACAAGAATTTATGCACAAACGAGCGCGCGGCATGGCTGATCATAACGGGATAAGAAATATTCAAGATTTTGATAGTCATGACAGAAATGAAGTAATTGACACTGAAATTTTATCGCATATATAA
- the pssA gene encoding CDP-diacylglycerol--serine O-phosphatidyltransferase has translation MRRRLGSIRSHKQIEFKQIAPNMVTSGNLLCGVFSIMLVLHGRLIPAAWMIFFAVLFDGFDGKVARMLGGGSQFGLEFDSLADLVSFGVAPAILIYQSSVRNLFVIGSVTACFFALCVALRLARFNIVHVPGPFQGLPCPAGGLFAASFIIAGVKLPAWVMAVMLFCVGLLMISSIPYANMKKLTKKTADKKKCLLLVSLLVLSFVFLKSSAPLFLFALYIVSGLIRFDWGSWILRPEARDEALSSSKH, from the coding sequence ATGAGACGACGATTAGGCAGCATTAGAAGTCATAAGCAGATAGAGTTTAAGCAGATTGCCCCGAATATGGTAACTAGCGGGAATTTATTATGCGGTGTATTCTCTATAATGCTTGTATTGCACGGGAGATTAATTCCTGCTGCATGGATGATATTTTTTGCGGTATTATTTGACGGATTTGACGGAAAAGTTGCGAGAATGCTCGGCGGCGGTTCACAGTTCGGGCTTGAGTTCGACAGCTTGGCCGATCTAGTAAGTTTCGGAGTTGCTCCGGCGATATTAATTTATCAGTCTTCAGTCAGAAATTTATTTGTTATAGGCTCAGTTACAGCGTGTTTCTTTGCTTTGTGCGTGGCTTTGAGGCTTGCGAGATTCAATATTGTACACGTTCCCGGACCGTTCCAAGGGCTGCCATGTCCTGCAGGGGGATTATTTGCGGCATCGTTTATTATTGCTGGCGTGAAATTACCGGCGTGGGTTATGGCTGTAATGTTATTCTGCGTGGGCTTGTTAATGATCTCAAGTATTCCCTATGCTAACATGAAAAAGTTGACTAAGAAGACAGCTGACAAGAAAAAATGTTTGCTTTTAGTGTCATTGTTAGTGCTGTCATTTGTATTCTTGAAGAGTTCCGCGCCTTTATTCTTGTTTGCATTGTATATAGTGAGCGGCTTAATTAGATTTGACTGGGGGAGCTGGATATTACGCCCTGAAGCAAGAGATGAGGCCTTAAGCTCAAGCAAGCATTAA
- a CDS encoding phosphatidylserine decarboxylase family protein has translation MRIARDGVPLITFLILCAGAFAFISWIPALIIAILAAFVIYFFRDPERAANYQDGYFFSPADGKIIEICESEHPFTGQAIKIGVFMNVFSVHVNRAPCTGRVDFIEYIPGKKIAAFSPKASEINERNFVGLSTQWGPVMMTQIAGLIARRIVCRLKRGDVLEAGQRFGMIKLGSRVDVYLPRDTVLRIKIGDKVKAGLTCIGVKAQ, from the coding sequence ATGAGAATAGCAAGAGACGGCGTGCCTTTAATAACATTTTTGATACTTTGTGCGGGTGCATTTGCTTTTATTTCGTGGATTCCTGCGTTAATTATTGCGATTCTGGCTGCGTTCGTGATTTATTTTTTCAGAGATCCTGAGAGAGCCGCGAATTATCAGGACGGTTATTTTTTCTCCCCCGCTGACGGCAAAATTATAGAAATCTGCGAGTCCGAACATCCTTTCACAGGGCAGGCTATTAAAATCGGCGTGTTCATGAACGTTTTTAGTGTTCACGTGAATCGCGCTCCGTGTACTGGCCGGGTAGATTTTATAGAATATATACCGGGTAAAAAAATTGCTGCGTTCTCACCTAAAGCGAGCGAAATCAACGAACGAAATTTTGTAGGACTCTCGACTCAATGGGGGCCAGTAATGATGACTCAAATAGCTGGCTTAATTGCAAGGCGTATTGTGTGCAGACTCAAACGCGGGGACGTTCTTGAGGCCGGGCAGCGTTTTGGAATGATAAAATTAGGCTCAAGGGTTGACGTATATTTGCCGCGTGATACAGTATTGCGCATTAAAATCGGCGATAAAGTTAAAGCCGGATTAACTTGTATAGGAGTGAAAGCACAATAA